The following proteins are encoded in a genomic region of Neovison vison isolate M4711 chromosome 12, ASM_NN_V1, whole genome shotgun sequence:
- the TEX33 gene encoding testis-expressed protein 33: MELGHRAGTTTLPRAHLKSKEDQQDTEPWRAAPSPLDTSKFKYQAPVSPQQTLHREGSPLRQVHPEEVRTPPPSVISSNRLSSGMDPQRGSPRRGGYRPSSRESRASFREGAQPNQGLKEGPNTGAQGPRSSIIPDNIRHKFGSNVVDDLVSEEQARRAISEVFEGQQRANSWPSRTQSPVEMTSIFSDYYDLGYNMRSNLFQGAPEETKSLMKASYTPEVIEKSVRDIEHWHGRKTDDLGRWHQKNAMNMNLQKALDEKFGEKSKSRSSKS, translated from the exons ATGGAGCTGGGCCACCGAGCAG GTACAACCACTTTGCCCAGGGCCCATCTGAAGAGCAAGGAAGACCAGCAGGACACGGAACCCTGGAGAGCTGCCCCCAGCCCTTTGGATACCTCCAAGTTCAAGTACCAGGCCCCAGTCTCCCCACAGCAGACCCTGCACCGGGAAGGCAGCCCCCTAAGGCAGGTCCACCCGGAGGAGGTCCGGACTCCACCCCCATCGGTCATCAGCAGCAACCGCCTATCCTCGGGGATGGACCCACAGCGTGGGTCCCCAAGGAGGGGAGGCTATAGACCCTCCTCGAGGGAGAGCAGGGCTTCCTTCCGAGAGGGGGCTCAGCCGAACCAGGGGCTGAAGGAAGGCCCCAACACAGGAGCCCAGGGCCCGAGAAGCAGCATCATTCCTGACAACATTCGTCACAAGTTTGGGAGCAACGTGGTGGATGACCTTGTCTCAGAGGAGCAG GCTCGAAGGGCCATCAGTGAGGTCTTTGAGGGCCAGCAGAGGGCAAACTCATGGCCCAGCAGGACCCAGAGTCCCGTGGAAATGACCTCCATCTTCTCAGACTACTATGACCTGGGCTACAACATGCGATCAAACCTGTTTCAAG GGGCCCCCGAGGAGACGAAGAGCCTCATGAAGGCCTCCTACACCCCCGAGGTGATTGAGAAATCAGTGAGGGACATAGAACACTGGCATGGCAGGAAGACGGACGATCTAG GACGGTGGCACCAGAAAAACGCGATGAATATGAACTTACAGAAAGCACTGGATGAGAAATTTGGAGAAAAGAGCAAAAGCAGGAGCTCGAAGTCCTAA